The genomic region GATGAAACCTTACAAAAATGAGGTTGTCTGGCTCTCTTAATAAAAGTAGGGGTTTTCCATGTGCCTTTAGCTAAAATgtccctttctgcctctgttcCTCTCCTTCCTACTCCAGCTGTTGTGCAGTGTGGTTTGCTCAGGCTGCATGCCATCATCTGTCCCAGAAGCGGTTGCAGTTCAGTTAGTGCATGTTTATAGCTTGAGAAATGCTTCATGATAAAAGGAGCTGTGTAAATGTGTATTGTATAGCAATTAAAATGTTAAACTATTTTGAATTTTATGTACATTGTCAAACCCTGGCTTATAGAAGTTCTTAGCTATTTGGATTGTAAGATAGTTTAGACAGACCTAACTGTTAACAGATTTGCCATTATTTGAGAACAATCCTACAAAAACTTTATGGAAAATGTGAAAGAAAATAAGTGATTATATAaccctatgcatctgaagaagtgaggtttttacccacgaaagcttgtgcccaaataaatctgttagtctttaaggtgccaccagactccttgttgttttcatataACCCTGAGCTTCAGCGGCGTGGACTTCTAAACAGATCAATGAAATCTCTTGTTTCATTAGCTTCATCCCCGCTATCAATGATTTGACCTCAGATTTACATACGACAGAATCGAGAAACAGAGAAATGGAGCTTGAATTGACCAGCCTTAGGAAAAAGCTAACTGCAGCTCTGGTGCTGGAAAAACATCTCCAAGAGTGAGTAGTtggggagaaagggaaagagCTGAATGGGGTTTGCTGGTCCCCTGTTCTCAGCAACTTTGTCTATGAACAGTAACAAGGACATCTGAATATTGAGTTCAATATTGCTCTACTTCACAGCAATTTAAACCACTAGTCAAGGCCCTTGCAAAAAATTTGCTTCAAATAGTTAAGAGGTTTAAAAATCCCAAGCCTACAATGATGAAATTAAACATTATGGGTTGACTAGTGCTCACAAGTACGTGCCTGCATCTCCCACTTACTGCTTTGTGCATATTTTTCTGAGCATGAGTAGTGTGGTTTAGTGGTAAAAATAAGGGACTGGGTTAGAACAAAAAAGATTCCCCAAAAGATTATAAAATTCCACTAAGTCCACCAGTGACCTCACCATGCAGACTTAATTTACATTGAAGTGCTTGGATACTACAATGAGGAGCACTACAGTAAACTCTTAACTATTGTGACactgatagcagcagcagcatagtTAATGTTGTAGAACTAGCATTCCCGTGTActtgtcccagctctgccattgccgCACTGCATGATTTTAGTTAAGTCACTTAACAGTTGTATTCCTAGGTTCTCCACTAACTAATCTAGTATAGTGACCCACCAGATTATTAGTATGAGTTGTTGTACAGATGTCCTGGCTTTTCATGCAGATGCCCTGCTATTAGTAGGGATATCCTAGGGTCTTGGGAATCTGTGGGGTATCTGTGCATATGGAAATCTCTCCACAAATAGACTGAGCTGGTGGAGAGACTGTGAGAGAAACTCAGTTTTCTGTTTCACTTTGTCCCTCCTGTGGGTGTTTACTTGAGTGTTAATTTGGCTGAAGGTTAGTAAGCCACATATATTCACCACAATTTTCTTCTTAAAGGGAccttaaaaaaacagaagaacATCTGGCAATGGAAAAAGCCAAAGCTGACAGCCGAACCCAGAACATGAAGTTCCTGAAGGATAAATCTGAGGACTTCAAATTCAGGATAAAGGCTGCAGAGGTTGGTGATAAACATCTTCTACCAGTATTGTTGAAGGAATATGTGACCATGCCAAATTGGGCCCCAAAATGTATGGTGTCACTATTAGAGACCTCTTTGGAGCTTCTTGGCCTCCAAGAGGGGAAATCTATTACAACTAACACTTGGAAATAAGGAATGGTTGGTCCTTGAAGGGAATCAGTTGTAACTGATCCCCCGTCACCTTtcctgcagagctggggataaGTGGATGGATGCTGTGATCCTTGGATTCTTTCGCTTAAGAGGTAAGAGAGGCCTTAGGGGTTGAATGTGTCCCCTGCTGGAGTGGGGTGGCAAGTAGTTGCCCCAATATTTTAAAGTTAGGGTTTAGAGTTTTAAAGCTAGTTGTGtataaggctatgattttgttaCACAAATTTTTAGTCAATTTCACAAcataggtgtgtgtggggggaaccaTACTCACAGAAAGGTTATGGTCTGGGGCTGAGGGATTGAAGAATGAGCTCACCCCACAATTGTGGCTTTATTAAattgactttattaaaattaatgaacACCATGAACACCACGACTGCTGTGCCAAAAATGTAGTCTTAGTTGTGTACTgggaggacaaatgcaaatatgtAAGCAAGTGTGTAGCTTTTTACTCACATGAATTGTCCCGTTAAAGTTACACATGGGCTTTAAGTGTTGGAGGACTGAGACCTTAAAGCAACAATTACAGGTAAGTAAATGTAGGTCCCCCATAGCTATTTTTCAGTTAAATAAGAGCAATTTTTTCCAGTGTTCCTTgatatagaagattagggttggaagagacctcaggaggtcatctagtccaacgctcTGCTCAAAGTAGGAACCTTCATAAATTTGGGGAACCTTcataaatttaaaaatgtataagcaTGGATTATAGTTGGAATTAGTCTTCACATATTTGTCTGTACAGATGATATCAGAGAGCATGTTCTTTTCGAATGTCATGATTTTGGTAGTGGTACAGTGTAACATGCATTGCATATTGGTTACTTGACTGATTCTGACTAGTTAAGTACTATATGAGAAATTAAGTTTCCCAACCCACTATGAAGCAAGTAAGGGTGAGTGTTACAGGCCACTTTGACAGAATGACTATTTACAATAGTCTGACAATTCTGAAGGATAAATGTTTTATTAGTATGATGACATTTTACTAGGTAAACCTACTCGTCCTCATTGAATGCTCTAGTCATGCTGGTTTTCTAGTAGGTATATTGCTGTTTATGCATGTTTCATTAGCCACTGACTCCACAGTTAAAGTTGCTTGAAGATAGCACTTAAAACAGCACTAAATTCCTGCTATagttaactttttttctttttgcctgcTTATGTTAAAATACAAGGAAGCATCAAAATATCTCTCTGCATTTTCTGTTTAAAGTTTTGCTATGAATAATGTATTGTACACTGTCTGTTCAGTAGAGGAGCAGGGTGTGCTATACAAACTGTGAACTGTTTTTCTCTTGTAGGAACAGCTTTCTGCAAGCGGGATGGATCCTTCCTTGACACATCAGTCATTAGTGAGCCTCTCAGAGGTGGGTATGTTGTGACAAGAGGGACATTTCTGAAGTGGTGCATGTGAATCAGCATTTGTTTGGCTAGTTTAATGAAATAACATTTATCCATATGGATGCTCGAGTACACGTGTATGTTAGAGAGGCCCAAACCAACATCCCACATCCAAATGCCTCTGATCTGTGGTGGTGTCCAAAATCTAATCTGTGATTCAAATTTTACATCCTGAGGCCTCCTCCAGTTTTATGTGAACATAACATTTTTGGATATAATTGTGAATACTGTAAGATAATAATGATGTAATTtgttaaagagacactgtcacaatactttcatttttaaaaaacatgtttccTGTGTTTCTAATTGTGGATTCACCAGCTCTTTGCTGCTGCACATGATGTCTGTCTGAGTCTGTTCTTTCTGCTGTCACAACACTAATATCACCCTGTTACTATAACAGAGAGAATTCCAAACGTGTAATGTGCTTTTTGCCATTtatgttgttttgtttcttgcttATTAATTAGTTTGAATGATGAATATAGCCTTGTCAGTTACACTTTGTGGATGTCATGAACTAGCATTGTTTGGCAGTATTTGGATTGCAAAATGTTTCAGGGGAAATGCTGGTTGATAaatgttcccattgaaatcttaaatttaaaaaaaccataGAAACTTCTACGTAGGTCTTGGTTTTGTAAAACTTTTGTTTTCTCGTAGAGCCTAAATATGGAGGCAATTTTGACTTGACAGTGTTCTTTTATCTGTTTTGCAGAGTGCTGAACAaatgtttggggtggaggggggtgtaAATTACTGCATCATAGGTTTATCTTTGACTTTTAAATGGCTTTAGTGCTAGTGAAAGTTGCTTGATTAGTAACCCTCAAAAAGTTAACTCTTCTCTTTGTGCACTGAAtgggtacagcaccaaaagtggtGGTGGAAGGTTCCCCACACTGTCCCACCTATGTGGCTCAGCCCTGTTCTGGCAGGGCAGCCTTTAGGTGTTAGTGTGTAACTCATTCTTCGTGATCTATTCAGTCTTGGCCTGTGCTGAGATCACCAGCAAGGGTCTCAGGTAGTGCCCATTGTGAAGGTGTTTTTCTGTGACATGGACACCTGTCCACTGGATTATAGATTGCGATCACCACCTCCTTTCACACAGACCAGCGAACAGCCAGCAAATGGTATATTGTGTGAAAAGACATTGTATTTTTTCATAAGGGTAATACAAAAATTTGCGTTTTTACTTCAATATAAAACTTCAACTGGATTTGACTAAATAAAATTGTTGGAATATTAAATCCTGGGAAGAGTTATAGATCCTTAATCAGAATTACAGCAACAATGGGCTCCCTTAAAATCTGTACAGAATAAAACATTTGGAAATTCGTAAAtgctttgttttactgttttgcatcACTTCTACCAAATTAGATTGCAGAAATATAACCTGGTGCTTTGCTGTATTCACAGAAACTGTCTGAACTAAAGCAACAGACTGTGCCTTTGAAGAAGAAACTGGAGTCCTACTTGGACTTAACTCCTGTAATTATTTCTACTCCTATTCTCTTCTGGTATtcgaagtgtgtgtgtatgtatgtatatatatatatatatatatatatatatatatataaatggaatAGCTTCTGTTTAGATGCTATAACTTAGGCATTAATTTCACTGTCAAATTAACTTCAGGGGGTGTTTTGTAGCTGAAATATTTTAGATATATATAGACatcaaaatgtaaataaattccGTTGCAATGGCGTTGACAGGCTGACAGTTATGCTGTTTCCAAACTCTGTGTACGTCCCTTAATGAATTGTCTAGACGAAGGATTTTGCTTAAATAGAAGGCTGTTTAAATAGTTCCACTAGATAGTTTTTGCTCTCTTCTACCACAATGCATGGGAATCGAACCCAAATAAACTGGTTGGATAAGCTAGGCATCAGGTGAATtatctggaaaagttgagaggaaaacaaaaatctATGGTACAATTATTTTCCAAAGATTATCAATAATTTTAAAACTTTGAATCTGCTGGTACATACCACCATTACTGTTAATCATTTATGTAGCAGTATAAATGGTTACAGCATTGTGCAGTAGTTGGAGTTCAGGTAAGGGAACCTCTGTAAACAACTGTACAGTAATTCAAAGAGATTAGAGCCAACAGTAGTTTATTAATCCACAAAGTGAGAGGTATCCAAACCCTGTCTTTGCATGAAGTGGACAGGTCACTTGTATGTGTTGCTTGAGGGACAATCTAACTGCAGCACTTGGAGAACTCCTCTGAAAGTGGATGAAACACAAAATTCATGTTCCTTTCTCAAATCAGTAGTGAGGGATTCTCCTTCTTGGACATAAAGAAGATGCTGCCACAATTGGGGGGGTAGCAGTGTGATTTATTAAATGAACCTATGTGTCGAGATTCACAGTTCTACCTCTCGTATTTATCTTTCCCCATTATTGTAGTCTCTGGGCGCCTCACAATctataatgtatttatcctcatagcACCTTGtggggtagggaagtgctattatctcctATCCCAGATGGGGAGATGAGGCACAGAgccattaagtgacttgcccaaggtgacatgGGGAGCTGTGCTGGAAcagggaactgaatccaggttTTCTAGGTCCTCAGCtaatgccttaaccactggaccatccttcttgtCTTCACCAACCTGCTCCTTGCAGTGAGTTCCCCCACTACACACATCCTTGCTGCAGGCCTGACTCCCTcaccttagatcagtggttctcaacctttccagactactggacccctttcaggaggctgatttgtcttgcgtaccccaagtttcacctcatttaaaaactacttgcttaaaaaatcagacataacaatgcaaaagtgtcccagcacactattactgaaaaattggtttctttctcatttttaccatgtaatcaTAAACTAAatcgccccccccacccccaggttgtgaaacactgatatagcatatagagcagtataaacaagtcattgtcaatatgaaattttagtttgttctgACTTTGCTAGAGCTTTTTGTAAAAgtaggcaactatctagatgagttgacacctctggaagacctctgcgtacccccccTCTATCCTAGTCCCCAGACGCAGTTTGCTTGGTTCTGTCAAGGGACTCGAGACACCAAAATTGGCTTTTATTCTTCCCATTTTCCCTAGCTTGCTTTCAGTGAATATGGAAGGTTCAGCCTTGCCCCTTAGCCTTTGTGCTCCTCTCACCACTGGCTGAGTGCCTGAGATGCTGAGTGGGAGAGGAGTGTTCCTACAAGCAGGCTATGTGCACATGTGAGCACCTTCCTAGTCAGTGTCTGGGCTGCAAACACTGCTGGGAATGTTTAAAACCAGGCTCTCTTGATCAAGAGCTTTGTGAATTTTTCATGGAAATGTTTCTTTTAACATTAGGCTTCGTAAAAGCTCTTTCAAAATCCATTAAATTTTGGGTTGTTCTGTGTCTTTAATTGCAGCACGTTTTGCATCTTGGAGGAACACATGGAGACCATTTGATTatcccccactcctctcctacCCTTTATTAAAATCTTTTGGGTGAGGAGAAACCCTGTGTTTCAAGCTGAAACAGGACTGTCGCTACTTGCGGTTAACAtgccatttttctttcttttagaaTCCTTCCCTTGCTCGAGTGAAGATTGAAGAAGCAAAGCGGGAGCTGGTAGGGGCTTTTGTTGCTTACAGAGATTTAAATGGACCCTGgcacttctctcctcccccccaaggcCAAAAAAAAATATCATCCAAAACTCCAGCGTTGATGATGGTTAGGTTCGGGTTTATCTGTCTCAGATTCTAATCTTGACGCTCTCCAGAGATAAAGATCTGGCTAAAAATGTGGCTCAGATTAGATGGAAGTGATTCTTGTTGATAGGGAGGAACAGATGTTGAAGGTCGGCCCAGCTTTTCAGAGTTATTTAGATGCCTTAGtctcactgcagtcagtggaagttagtcacctaaatagctttgaagAACTCTGCAGAAGTGTTTGCACCACCTTTCGAGGATGCTTTTTGCTAAAATGGTTTGCCGTCTCTAGGCCCTTTTGGACGCATCCCTGCTGCTGGATTCTCAGAGGGTAGTTGTGGCCcgtaatgcatttttttaatcagCAGTTGGACAGGAGTACGGCCATTTCTCTATAAAATAGACTGCACAAAGGTCATCCATGTATTTGTCTCCTGCAGGCTTGATTGCTGCTAAGTGCTGTATATAGGGTTGCCTTTGAAGTCCACATGGGACTGCAGCTGCCCTTCACACTGGTCCATGACACTCAGGAGTACATAAAACCTGTGCTTAAGTTTTTGCACTAGCTTCCTATTGCTTCTAGATGCAATTGAAGGTGTTGATAATCATTAAGGCCCTAAACAGTCAGGGATCACAATTATGAGACCATCTGTCTCTTTGGACAGTACCAGTAGGATCAATGGTGAGGCACTTATTTCATGAATTTGATCCCTCTTCACCACTGGTAGGGCTTTCTCAGGTGAGAGTTTTAGTAATATGCTTTGGCAGCCTATCTGTGTCTAGTAACCCTTCCGAGCATGATGGGAAGCCTACCACATGTGACTAGCATTTTGCtgtttttgtgcatgtgtgtggaaTTTGTATGTTAATCTCAGTAAAACAAGAATACAGGGTTCTCcaatattcctgttctgtgcaTCACATTGTAAGAGATTGTGTCATGGACTCTCtattcaccccccccacccccccccacccccccccctgtTCATTCACTTGGTTCTAAAAATGTTGCATTCCAAGGACCATGAGGATCACACAACATGGACCAGTGGTGTCAGTTTGGAAATAATTACTATGATTTAGCCTTTTAGCTACCTGGCAATAAGCTCTCTAGATGTTACAAgccaaacttgtttgtttgtggACTATAAGTATAACAATGGATGCTTTATTAGGGTTTGATATTTGGAGATTGTCCTGGGAACAATGTAACATTGTCATAATATTAAAAAATGCTGTATATCTTTTTGGGTCATCATTCGGATTAGTAATGCTAATTTTTGGCTTTTTATGATGACTTATTTTTCTCTGTTCATGAGCTGCTAAATGCTGAGTCACCTATTATATTCTCGACTAAACGTGCATTGTACCGAGTACTGGTAAACACCACACCAATAATGCTCTTTCAGTTATTTGGGTTAATGGATATAAATGATGTCCAATGGGGTTGACCGTTGGAGACATATTTGTCTAACAATGATGTAAAAGTTATTTGCATTGCCACTGATTTCTCTTGTTTCTTTCTCCCTCTAGAATGCTCTAGAAGCTGAGTTCTCCAGTAAAGTGGACATGATGGCACTGTCAGTACCAGAGCCCAGCAAACGCCGATTTACCTAAAGACAACTGTGTGggaaaaggacttttttttttttttttaaaggtagacTTTTGGGGCTCCTAAACATGGTGGTGTATTCCTCACTGTTGGGGCCTGCACACTTGCCATCTTTCTGCCAAGCACACAGATTTTGATGGTTTCTCATAGCTTTGGTTTTGTAAAAAGTATGTATATTTCTGTTTTCTGTAAGGCTGAATAATAAAAACAAGGCTTCTTTCTCTGTCCATTTTTAGAAATATGAGCTAAAACTGGTAAATGACCTCCAGATGGCGACCTAATCAGCAAACAAGCAGTTTCATGTTTGGTTAAATTTCTGTACGAGGTATCTTCTGTTTTACTAAATTAGATCAactggggaaaaagggagggagggaggagttggGACTTGACAGAAAACTGGTTAGTCTTGGTCTCTTCTTCTCCCCTACCAGGTTCTGGAGCTCTAACCTTAGAAGAGTCCTCTATTTGGTGAGTCAAGGGAAACTAGACAGCATTTGTTATTACATCTTGTGAGATGAGTCTCCTCACCCAACATCAatcacttttctcttctcttcaaatccttttttaaaatgaatgtagaGTTCTAGCTGTTAAGACGAAGCTTAATTACTCTCCCCACTTTAACATAACAGGCGCCTGCTGCAGACATAAATTGAAGTGACTGACTTGAAAGGCACTGAGAGTAGTAGCACCACTATAGCCTGTTCAAGCCCTGGAGCCAGCCAACAAGGAGGATGCCTTTTTTGGTGGGATAGATGGCTGCCTGCCATCACCCTGAGCTCAGTTCCTCATTTCATAGAGATCACTGAACAGCCTTTGGCTGGCAACAGCTTTCACTGCTCACCTGGGTTGGATTTGAATCAGTGACCTAGAGCTGAAATCTCCTAATACTGACCCCATGAGGGTCTCCACTTGCCCTGCAGTCTAATCAAATTAGATTATATCCTCAACTGTGAGGTTTGCACTGGGTTAAGGCTTTGCTGCCTTCCTTGTTCTTTTTAGTACATAATGATTAATACTAAATCAATGGAAGAAACTCCAGAGAACTTGCTGTAGTTCAGCTATGAGGGGAAAAGTGATAGAAAAAAGATATAGGTGCCTAATTGACTCTTCTAGTTCTGGGAGCTCCTGAGCTTTGGGTGTATTGAGCCTGCAGAATGTGGAAATACAAGCAATGGCTGAATGAGCAGGCAAATGAGGGGAGAAGAGTTCATTGCCTACATTAGTCACCACTGCATGCCAATTACTGTCCCCTCCTTCAGCTGCACCCCCCCTTCAATTCACAGTAGGGATTGGGCTTTACTGGATCTATAGGAAGTTCTACTTTCTCCATGACCTTGTTCCCGCTTGTGCCTACCTGCCTCTTGATGCAATGCCAGCATGGGATCTAGGGCTATGGTGATCTTGATTATGTGTGAGATCAGGAGCAGCAGATCTACAGGGCTGGTGTGCTATACTCTCAACCTCCTTTATGGTTCTTCCCAAACCTTTCCCCATGAGGATGATTTGAAGAAAGCTCTGCGAGCTGAATCTCCTGGACCATCTCACCTTCCCAGAGGAGAGGACTGTTAGGGTTTGGCTGCTAAATGGTAATGTTAAATAAGCCAGGATTAGGGCTATTTACCCTTGTAGATGGTCTCACTTCTTTCTAGGTTCAGCTAATAGGACCCAGAGGCTTCAGGAACATCAGTCTGCTGGATAAAGTGTGGCAGTGGACTAGCTGGGAATAATACTTGAGTGAAGCTTCATTCAGTTCAGCGCTAAGTTAAGCCCTTGATTTTAGTACAGTGCACTGCAAACTTGCATTTTTCCACATCTGGCTTTGCAGCAGCAGAACCTACCCAAGCATCCACGCTACGTATGTTGGTATCGGCCGACAGCCTGACtatacaggcagcagcagcaggggctggagttTGACTTCAGTGCTACTGTCCAAAGATAGCTGGATTGCTATCCTACGTGGTACTGTTAGGAAAtgtctcgggggtggggggaatcaaaCAGCTGTGTGCTAGCTCTGTGCCAGAAGTGTGCCATCTGCTGCAGTCACATAAATCAGTTGCCACAGCACAGTTCAGCTTTCAGTTAGTGTGGTGAAAATCAAATAAATGTTAGACCTTGACACTTATTTTTAACGAGTTCTCAGTTCTTCAATTACATAGTGTTGTAAATGTACATGTTGCTTTACAAAACAGTGAGAGATCCCTCATCGTTGGTATTGTACATTATGAAACAGTCTCACAACTAAAAATACTTCAGACCCTAGATAGTCCAGTTCAATTTAAATTATCTGTTCATTTTTCTGAAAGACATtgcacctgattttcagaggtgcggaGTATGCACCATTTCAACAGAAGGCCCCTCCTCCTGCCAAAACTTGTGTGCTTACTTATCTTTATgtagtttcattgatttcaacaggatttACTCACTGACCATAAAATTAAGCAGGCATGAAggcttttgcaggattggggccaaaaggcccagatcctcaaagtattTAAGCACCAATGGacacttttgaggatctgggccaaagtcaGTATGAGTTACGGAATTGTTCAGTCACTGAAAATCAACCCAGTTATGCTTATCACGTACAAAAGATATTTGATCATAATGCAATAATCTGGCCCAAAACAAACACTGTTCTTCCATTGACAACATCAAGATATCAAAACAtctctggaaaagaaaaataatacaagtACATGATATGTTGGTCATTTTCAAATACACATTCATATGTGTACATTATTTTACTATACAATGATAAAGTTACTTTTCCTATTAATTGCTAACataattcctatttttaagaaaggaaaaaaaaaaagtgatccgggtaactacaggcccagtttgacatctgtagtatgcaaggtcttagaaaaatttttgaaggagaaagtaattaaggacattgaggtcaatggtaattgggacaaaatacaacatggttttacaaaaggtagattgtgccaaaccaacctactctccttctttgagaaggtaacagatttttttagttaaaagaaatgcagtggatctattTTACCTCAGTTTCAGAAAGGCAtgtgatacggttccacatggggaattattagttaaattggaaaagatggggatcaatatgaaaattgaaaggtggataagaaactggttaaaggggagattacaatgggtcatactgaaaggtgaactgtcaggctggagggaggttactagtggagttcctcagggatcggttttgggaccaatcttatttaatctttttattactgaccttggcacaaaaagtgggagtgtgctaataaagtttgcagatgagacaaagctgggaggtattgccagaagaaccgggatatcatacaggaagctctggatgaccttgtaaactggagtaatagtaataggatgaaatttaatagtgaaaagtgcaaggtcatgcatttagggattaataagattttttgttataagctggggactcatcagttagaagtatcagaggaagagaaggacctcagagtattggttgatcacaggatgactatgagccgccaatgtgatatggccgagAAAAAAgcgaatgcggtcttgggatgcatcaggtatccagtagagataaggaggtgttagtaccgttatacaaggcactggtgagacctcatctggaatactgtgtgcagttctggtctcccatgtttaagaaggatgaattcaaactggaacaggtaaagagaagagctactaggatgatccgaagaatggaaaacctgtcctatgaaaggagactcaaagagcttggcttgtttagcctaactaaaagaaggctgaggggagatatgattgctctccataaatatatcagagggataaataccagggagggagaggaattatttaagctcaggaccaatgtggacacaagaacaaatggatataaactggccatcaggtagtttagacttgaaattagatgaaggtttctaaccatcagaggagtgaagttctggaacagccttccaaggggagtgatgggggcaaaagacgtttatggaggggatggtatgatgggatagcctaattttgacaattaattgatctttgactattagcggtaaatatgcccaatggcctgtgatgggatgttagatgaggtgggatctgagttactacagagaattctttcctgggtgtgtggctggtgagtcttgcccacatgctcagggtttagctgatcgccatatttggagttgggaaggaatttttctccagggcagattggcagaggccctgggggtttttcgccttcctctatagcgtggggcatgggtcacttgctggaggattctctgcaccttgaagtctttaaaccatgatttgaggacttcagtggctcagacataggttaggggtttgttgcaggagtaggtgggtgagattctgaggGCTGCGttgcgcaggaggtcagactagacgatcataatggtcccttctgaccttaaagtctataactCTATGACTATTAAATTACagttaatgtaatttttaaaaaatctactgTCAAATATATTAACTGCTAGTGTTTCCCAATCAACAGCATATACCTTAAAAGAAAATATAGAGGTGCTGAAATTAAGAtaaaaactaaagaaaaaaatatacaaatcCAAGGGGCAAAGTTAAGTTTGTTGTGTTGAGTTGAAATAAATTTAATTAGTTGAAATTCTTTGAATTAAATTATTTTggttgacaattttttttaaaggatttttttgctAAATAAATTGTCAATGTAAAATTTTTCTATTTGCAAATATTTCAGTACAATTTTTTCAAACCTTTCATTCTGTAGTATTCAAAAGATCATTTTGTACAATAGTTTTtgggaaatatttattaaaaaataaaactttactgAAATGGTTATTAAAATTTTTCATTTACCCAAAAACCCTCCGTTTT from Chrysemys picta bellii isolate R12L10 chromosome 6, ASM1138683v2, whole genome shotgun sequence harbors:
- the HAUS1 gene encoding HAUS augmin-like complex subunit 1 isoform X1, with translation MEEKLRRVTLWLKRTFGDQPIPQYEVNSRTVDILYELAECNETRDKDVSLVIDDMKQKTAEYESEGDLGASNSSCTNYLQELLMESVNLSFNSLSSAGTSYLNALVDSAMALETRDTSLASFIPAINDLTSDLHTTESRNREMELELTSLRKKLTAALVLEKHLQEDLKKTEEHLAMEKAKADSRTQNMKFLKDKSEDFKFRIKAAEEQLSASGMDPSLTHQSLVSLSEKLSELKQQTVPLKKKLESYLDLTPNPSLARVKIEEAKRELNALEAEFSSKVDMMALSVPEPSKRRFT
- the HAUS1 gene encoding HAUS augmin-like complex subunit 1 isoform X2; this encodes MEEKLRRVTLWLKRTFGDQPIPQYEVNSRTVDILYELAECNETRDKDVSLVIDDMKQKTAEYESEANYLQELLMESVNLSFNSLSSAGTSYLNALVDSAMALETRDTSLASFIPAINDLTSDLHTTESRNREMELELTSLRKKLTAALVLEKHLQEDLKKTEEHLAMEKAKADSRTQNMKFLKDKSEDFKFRIKAAEEQLSASGMDPSLTHQSLVSLSEKLSELKQQTVPLKKKLESYLDLTPNPSLARVKIEEAKRELNALEAEFSSKVDMMALSVPEPSKRRFT